In Balaenoptera acutorostrata chromosome 19, mBalAcu1.1, whole genome shotgun sequence, the following proteins share a genomic window:
- the TCF25 gene encoding transcription factor 25 isoform X2, with the protein MSRRALRRLRGEQRGQEPLGPGALQFVLHDDDDVEEEGPKRGPGGRRPRGAGEEGVRVNNRFELINIEDLEEAPGVNGDRTDCLLVDAAASGDKRRAQSGRSESSKDGDVADAAVPPEQSNTSGKLRKKKRKQKNKKNTAGESSENGLEDIDRILERIEDASGCSHPGPPPLSAKKHVLHLNPDTELKRYFGARAVLGEQRPRQRQRVYPKCTWLTTPKSAWPRYTKPGLSMRLLESRKGRSTFAFEHSEEYQQTQHKFLAAVESLEPNNIVVLLQTSPYHVDSLLQLSDACRFQEDQEMARDLVERALYSMECAFHPLFSLTSGTCRLDYRRPENRSFYLALYKQMSFLEKRGCPRTALEYCKLILSLEPDEDPLCMLLLLDHLALRARSYEYLIRLFQEWEAHRNLSQLPNFAFSVPLAYFLLSQQADLPDQELSSAREKASLLIQQALFMFPGVLMPLLEYCSVRPDAAVAAHRFFGPDAEIRHRRARGAGARGGLTGPTAHSQPPALSQLVSLYLGRSHFLWKEPATMSWLEENVHEVLQAVDAGDPAVEACESRRKVLYQRAPRNIHRHVVLSEIKEAVAALPPDVSTQSVLGYDPLPPLDTIYSYVRPERLSPVSHGNTIALFFRSLLPNYTVEGERPEDGGAGGPHLDQGLNRLMLALRDMMANFHFHDVEVPREDHPEGDGEWD; encoded by the exons ATGTCGCGCCGGGCCCTCCGGAGGCTGAGGGGGGAACAGCGCGGCCAGGAGCCCCTCGGGCCTGGCGCCCTGCAGTTTGTCCTCCacgatgatgatgatgtggaAGAAGAAGGCCCAAAGCGGGGGCCAGGTGGCCGGCGCCCCCGGGGCGCAGGGGAGGAGGGCGTCCGTGTCAACAACCGGTTCGAGTTG ATAAACATCGAGGACCTCGAGGAGGCGCCCGGGGTGAACGGGGACAGGACCGACTGTCTGCTCGTCGATGCTGCAGCATCGGGGGACAAAAGGAGGGCCCAGAGTGGACGCTCAGAGTCCAGCAAGGACGGCGACGTGGCGGACGCGGCGGTGCCCCCAGAGCAG TCTAATACAAGTGGCAAACTCcgcaagaagaaaaggaaacagaaaaataagaaaaacactgCAGGAGAAAGCTCG GAGAATGGGCTGGAGGACATCGACCGCATCCTGGAGAGGATTGAGGATGCCAGCGGCTGCAGCCACCCAGGCCCGCCCCCACTGAGTGCCAAGAAGCACGTCCT ACACTTGAATCCAGACACGGAACTGAAAAGGTATTTTGGTGCCCGAGCCGTCCTGGGGGAGCAGAG GCCGCGGCAGAGACAGCGCGTGTATCCCAAGTGTACGTGGCTGACCACCCCTAAGAGCGCCTGGCCCCGGTACACCAAACCAG GTCTGTCGATGCGGCTGCTGGAGTCTAGGAAAGGCCGCTCCACCTTCGCCTTTGAGCACAGCGAGGAGTACCAGCAGACGCAGCACAAGTTCCTGGCCGCCGTGGAGTCCCTGGAGCCCAACaacatcgtg GTCCTGCTACAGACCAGCCCCTACCACGTGGACTCGCTCCTGCAGCTCAGCGACGCCTGCCGCTTCCAGGAGGACCAGGAGATGGCGCGGGACCTCGTGG AGCGCGCGCTGTACAGCATGGAGTGTGCCTTCCACCCCTTGTTCAGCCTCACCAGCGGGACCTGCCGGCTGGACTACCGCAGGCCCGAGAACAG GAGCTTCTACCTGGCCCTCTACAAGCAGATGAGCTTCCTGGAGAAGCGGGGCTGCCCACGCACGGCGCTGGAGTACTGCAAGCTCATCCTCAG CCTGGAGCCGGACGAGGACCCCCTGTGCATGCTGCTGCTACTCGACCACCTGGCCTTAAGGGCACGGAGCTACGAGTACTTGATCCGCCTCTTCCAGGAGTGGGAG GCTCATCGGAACCTGTCCCAGCTCCCCAATTTTGCCTTCTCTGTGCCGCTGGCGTATTTCCTGCTGAGTCAGCAGGCAGACCTCCCCGACCAGGAGCTGAGCTCTGCGAGGGAGAAGGCCTCTCTCCTGATCCAGCAGGCGCTTTTCATGTTCCCTGGAG TGCTCATGCCTCTGCTCGAGTACTGCAGCGTGCGCCCCGATGCCGCTGTGGCCGCGCACCGCTTCTTCGGACCCGACGCCGAGATAAG GCACCGGCGTGCGCGTGGAGCCGGGGCCCGTGGGGGTCTCACAGGCCCCACTGCCCACAGCCAGCCCCCCGCCCTGAGCCAGCTGGTAAGCCTGTACCTCGGGAGGTCCCACTTCCTCTGGAAGGAGCCGGCCACCATGAGCTGGCTGGAGGAGAACGTGCACGAGGTTCTGCAGGCAGTGGACGCTGGGGACCCTGCCGTGGAGGCATGTGAGAGCAG GCGCAAGGTGCTGTACCAGCGCGCACCCAGAAACATCCACCGCCACGTGGTCCTGTCGGAGATCAAGGAAGCCGTTGCCGCCCTACCTCCG GACGTGAGCACGCAGTCTGTGCTGGGCTATGACCCTTTGCCTCCCTTGGACACCATCTACTCCTACGTCAGGCCGGAGAG GCTCAGCCCTGTCAGCCACGGAAACACCATCGCCCTCTTCTTCCGCTCCTTGTTGCCGAACTACACCGTGGAG GGGGAGCGGCCGGAGGACGGAGGGGCCGGGGGTCCACACcttgaccagggcttgaacaggCTGATGCTGGCCCTGCGGGACATGATGGCCAACTTCCACTTCCACGACGTGGAGGTGCCGCGCGAGGACCACCCTGAGGGCGACGGGGAGTGGGACTGA
- the TCF25 gene encoding transcription factor 25 isoform X1 — MSRRALRRLRGEQRGQEPLGPGALQFVLHDDDDVEEEGPKRGPGGRRPRGAGEEGVRVNNRFELINIEDLEEAPGVNGDRTDCLLVDAAASGDKRRAQSGRSESSKDGDVADAAVPPEQSNTSGKLRKKKRKQKNKKNTAGESSENGLEDIDRILERIEDASGCSHPGPPPLSAKKHVLYVEHRHLNPDTELKRYFGARAVLGEQRPRQRQRVYPKCTWLTTPKSAWPRYTKPGLSMRLLESRKGRSTFAFEHSEEYQQTQHKFLAAVESLEPNNIVVLLQTSPYHVDSLLQLSDACRFQEDQEMARDLVERALYSMECAFHPLFSLTSGTCRLDYRRPENRSFYLALYKQMSFLEKRGCPRTALEYCKLILSLEPDEDPLCMLLLLDHLALRARSYEYLIRLFQEWEAHRNLSQLPNFAFSVPLAYFLLSQQADLPDQELSSAREKASLLIQQALFMFPGVLMPLLEYCSVRPDAAVAAHRFFGPDAEIRHRRARGAGARGGLTGPTAHSQPPALSQLVSLYLGRSHFLWKEPATMSWLEENVHEVLQAVDAGDPAVEACESRRKVLYQRAPRNIHRHVVLSEIKEAVAALPPDVSTQSVLGYDPLPPLDTIYSYVRPERLSPVSHGNTIALFFRSLLPNYTVEGERPEDGGAGGPHLDQGLNRLMLALRDMMANFHFHDVEVPREDHPEGDGEWD, encoded by the exons ATGTCGCGCCGGGCCCTCCGGAGGCTGAGGGGGGAACAGCGCGGCCAGGAGCCCCTCGGGCCTGGCGCCCTGCAGTTTGTCCTCCacgatgatgatgatgtggaAGAAGAAGGCCCAAAGCGGGGGCCAGGTGGCCGGCGCCCCCGGGGCGCAGGGGAGGAGGGCGTCCGTGTCAACAACCGGTTCGAGTTG ATAAACATCGAGGACCTCGAGGAGGCGCCCGGGGTGAACGGGGACAGGACCGACTGTCTGCTCGTCGATGCTGCAGCATCGGGGGACAAAAGGAGGGCCCAGAGTGGACGCTCAGAGTCCAGCAAGGACGGCGACGTGGCGGACGCGGCGGTGCCCCCAGAGCAG TCTAATACAAGTGGCAAACTCcgcaagaagaaaaggaaacagaaaaataagaaaaacactgCAGGAGAAAGCTCG GAGAATGGGCTGGAGGACATCGACCGCATCCTGGAGAGGATTGAGGATGCCAGCGGCTGCAGCCACCCAGGCCCGCCCCCACTGAGTGCCAAGAAGCACGTCCTGTACGTGGAGCACAG ACACTTGAATCCAGACACGGAACTGAAAAGGTATTTTGGTGCCCGAGCCGTCCTGGGGGAGCAGAG GCCGCGGCAGAGACAGCGCGTGTATCCCAAGTGTACGTGGCTGACCACCCCTAAGAGCGCCTGGCCCCGGTACACCAAACCAG GTCTGTCGATGCGGCTGCTGGAGTCTAGGAAAGGCCGCTCCACCTTCGCCTTTGAGCACAGCGAGGAGTACCAGCAGACGCAGCACAAGTTCCTGGCCGCCGTGGAGTCCCTGGAGCCCAACaacatcgtg GTCCTGCTACAGACCAGCCCCTACCACGTGGACTCGCTCCTGCAGCTCAGCGACGCCTGCCGCTTCCAGGAGGACCAGGAGATGGCGCGGGACCTCGTGG AGCGCGCGCTGTACAGCATGGAGTGTGCCTTCCACCCCTTGTTCAGCCTCACCAGCGGGACCTGCCGGCTGGACTACCGCAGGCCCGAGAACAG GAGCTTCTACCTGGCCCTCTACAAGCAGATGAGCTTCCTGGAGAAGCGGGGCTGCCCACGCACGGCGCTGGAGTACTGCAAGCTCATCCTCAG CCTGGAGCCGGACGAGGACCCCCTGTGCATGCTGCTGCTACTCGACCACCTGGCCTTAAGGGCACGGAGCTACGAGTACTTGATCCGCCTCTTCCAGGAGTGGGAG GCTCATCGGAACCTGTCCCAGCTCCCCAATTTTGCCTTCTCTGTGCCGCTGGCGTATTTCCTGCTGAGTCAGCAGGCAGACCTCCCCGACCAGGAGCTGAGCTCTGCGAGGGAGAAGGCCTCTCTCCTGATCCAGCAGGCGCTTTTCATGTTCCCTGGAG TGCTCATGCCTCTGCTCGAGTACTGCAGCGTGCGCCCCGATGCCGCTGTGGCCGCGCACCGCTTCTTCGGACCCGACGCCGAGATAAG GCACCGGCGTGCGCGTGGAGCCGGGGCCCGTGGGGGTCTCACAGGCCCCACTGCCCACAGCCAGCCCCCCGCCCTGAGCCAGCTGGTAAGCCTGTACCTCGGGAGGTCCCACTTCCTCTGGAAGGAGCCGGCCACCATGAGCTGGCTGGAGGAGAACGTGCACGAGGTTCTGCAGGCAGTGGACGCTGGGGACCCTGCCGTGGAGGCATGTGAGAGCAG GCGCAAGGTGCTGTACCAGCGCGCACCCAGAAACATCCACCGCCACGTGGTCCTGTCGGAGATCAAGGAAGCCGTTGCCGCCCTACCTCCG GACGTGAGCACGCAGTCTGTGCTGGGCTATGACCCTTTGCCTCCCTTGGACACCATCTACTCCTACGTCAGGCCGGAGAG GCTCAGCCCTGTCAGCCACGGAAACACCATCGCCCTCTTCTTCCGCTCCTTGTTGCCGAACTACACCGTGGAG GGGGAGCGGCCGGAGGACGGAGGGGCCGGGGGTCCACACcttgaccagggcttgaacaggCTGATGCTGGCCCTGCGGGACATGATGGCCAACTTCCACTTCCACGACGTGGAGGTGCCGCGCGAGGACCACCCTGAGGGCGACGGGGAGTGGGACTGA
- the TCF25 gene encoding transcription factor 25 isoform X3 — MSRRALRRLRGEQRGQEPLGPGALQFVLHDDDDVEEEGPKRGPGGRRPRGAGEEGVRVNNRFELINIEDLEEAPGVNGDRTDCLLVDAAASGDKRRAQSGRSESSKDGDVADAAVPPEQSNTSGKLRKKKRKQKNKKNTAGESSENGLEDIDRILERIEDASGCSHPGPPPLSAKKHVLYVEHRHLNPDTELKRYFGARAVLGEQRPRQRQRVYPKCTWLTTPKSAWPRYTKPGLSMRLLESRKGRSTFAFEHSEEYQQTQHKFLAAVESLEPNNIVVLLQTSPYHVDSLLQLSDACRFQEDQEMARDLVERALYSMECAFHPLFSLTSGTCRLDYRRPENRSFYLALYKQMSFLEKRGCPRTALEYCKLILSLEPDEDPLCMLLLLDHLALRARSYEYLIRLFQEWEAHRNLSQLPNFAFSVPLAYFLLSQQADLPDQELSSAREKASLLIQQALFMFPGVLMPLLEYCSVRPDAAVAAHRFFGPDAEISQPPALSQLVSLYLGRSHFLWKEPATMSWLEENVHEVLQAVDAGDPAVEACESRRKVLYQRAPRNIHRHVVLSEIKEAVAALPPDVSTQSVLGYDPLPPLDTIYSYVRPERLSPVSHGNTIALFFRSLLPNYTVEGERPEDGGAGGPHLDQGLNRLMLALRDMMANFHFHDVEVPREDHPEGDGEWD, encoded by the exons ATGTCGCGCCGGGCCCTCCGGAGGCTGAGGGGGGAACAGCGCGGCCAGGAGCCCCTCGGGCCTGGCGCCCTGCAGTTTGTCCTCCacgatgatgatgatgtggaAGAAGAAGGCCCAAAGCGGGGGCCAGGTGGCCGGCGCCCCCGGGGCGCAGGGGAGGAGGGCGTCCGTGTCAACAACCGGTTCGAGTTG ATAAACATCGAGGACCTCGAGGAGGCGCCCGGGGTGAACGGGGACAGGACCGACTGTCTGCTCGTCGATGCTGCAGCATCGGGGGACAAAAGGAGGGCCCAGAGTGGACGCTCAGAGTCCAGCAAGGACGGCGACGTGGCGGACGCGGCGGTGCCCCCAGAGCAG TCTAATACAAGTGGCAAACTCcgcaagaagaaaaggaaacagaaaaataagaaaaacactgCAGGAGAAAGCTCG GAGAATGGGCTGGAGGACATCGACCGCATCCTGGAGAGGATTGAGGATGCCAGCGGCTGCAGCCACCCAGGCCCGCCCCCACTGAGTGCCAAGAAGCACGTCCTGTACGTGGAGCACAG ACACTTGAATCCAGACACGGAACTGAAAAGGTATTTTGGTGCCCGAGCCGTCCTGGGGGAGCAGAG GCCGCGGCAGAGACAGCGCGTGTATCCCAAGTGTACGTGGCTGACCACCCCTAAGAGCGCCTGGCCCCGGTACACCAAACCAG GTCTGTCGATGCGGCTGCTGGAGTCTAGGAAAGGCCGCTCCACCTTCGCCTTTGAGCACAGCGAGGAGTACCAGCAGACGCAGCACAAGTTCCTGGCCGCCGTGGAGTCCCTGGAGCCCAACaacatcgtg GTCCTGCTACAGACCAGCCCCTACCACGTGGACTCGCTCCTGCAGCTCAGCGACGCCTGCCGCTTCCAGGAGGACCAGGAGATGGCGCGGGACCTCGTGG AGCGCGCGCTGTACAGCATGGAGTGTGCCTTCCACCCCTTGTTCAGCCTCACCAGCGGGACCTGCCGGCTGGACTACCGCAGGCCCGAGAACAG GAGCTTCTACCTGGCCCTCTACAAGCAGATGAGCTTCCTGGAGAAGCGGGGCTGCCCACGCACGGCGCTGGAGTACTGCAAGCTCATCCTCAG CCTGGAGCCGGACGAGGACCCCCTGTGCATGCTGCTGCTACTCGACCACCTGGCCTTAAGGGCACGGAGCTACGAGTACTTGATCCGCCTCTTCCAGGAGTGGGAG GCTCATCGGAACCTGTCCCAGCTCCCCAATTTTGCCTTCTCTGTGCCGCTGGCGTATTTCCTGCTGAGTCAGCAGGCAGACCTCCCCGACCAGGAGCTGAGCTCTGCGAGGGAGAAGGCCTCTCTCCTGATCCAGCAGGCGCTTTTCATGTTCCCTGGAG TGCTCATGCCTCTGCTCGAGTACTGCAGCGTGCGCCCCGATGCCGCTGTGGCCGCGCACCGCTTCTTCGGACCCGACGCCGAGATAAG CCAGCCCCCCGCCCTGAGCCAGCTGGTAAGCCTGTACCTCGGGAGGTCCCACTTCCTCTGGAAGGAGCCGGCCACCATGAGCTGGCTGGAGGAGAACGTGCACGAGGTTCTGCAGGCAGTGGACGCTGGGGACCCTGCCGTGGAGGCATGTGAGAGCAG GCGCAAGGTGCTGTACCAGCGCGCACCCAGAAACATCCACCGCCACGTGGTCCTGTCGGAGATCAAGGAAGCCGTTGCCGCCCTACCTCCG GACGTGAGCACGCAGTCTGTGCTGGGCTATGACCCTTTGCCTCCCTTGGACACCATCTACTCCTACGTCAGGCCGGAGAG GCTCAGCCCTGTCAGCCACGGAAACACCATCGCCCTCTTCTTCCGCTCCTTGTTGCCGAACTACACCGTGGAG GGGGAGCGGCCGGAGGACGGAGGGGCCGGGGGTCCACACcttgaccagggcttgaacaggCTGATGCTGGCCCTGCGGGACATGATGGCCAACTTCCACTTCCACGACGTGGAGGTGCCGCGCGAGGACCACCCTGAGGGCGACGGGGAGTGGGACTGA
- the TCF25 gene encoding transcription factor 25 isoform X4, with the protein MSRRALRRLRGEQRGQEPLGPGALQFVLHDDDDVEEEGPKRGPGGRRPRGAGEEGVRVNNRFELINIEDLEEAPGVNGDRTDCLLVDAAASGDKRRAQSGRSESSKDGDVADAAVPPEQSNTSGKLRKKKRKQKNKKNTAGESSENGLEDIDRILERIEDASGCSHPGPPPLSAKKHVLYVEHRHLNPDTELKRYFGARAVLGEQRPRQRQRVYPKCTWLTTPKSAWPRYTKPGLSMRLLESRKGRSTFAFEHSEEYQQTQHKFLAAVESLEPNNIVVLLQTSPYHVDSLLQLSDACRFQEDQEMARDLVERALYSMECAFHPLFSLTSGTCRLDYRRPENRSFYLALYKQMSFLEKRGCPRTALEYCKLILSLEPDEDPLCMLLLLDHLALRARSYEYLIRLFQEWEAHRNLSQLPNFAFSVPLAYFLLSQQADLPDQELSSAREKASLLIQQALFMFPGVLMPLLEYCSVRPDAAVAAHRFFGPDAEIRHRRARGAGARGGLTGPTAHSQPPALSQLVSLYLGRSHFLWKEPATMSWLEENVHEVLQAVDAGDPAVEACESRRKVLYQRAPRNIHRHVVLSEIKEAVAALPPAQPCQPRKHHRPLLPLLVAELHRGGGAAGGRRGRGSTP; encoded by the exons ATGTCGCGCCGGGCCCTCCGGAGGCTGAGGGGGGAACAGCGCGGCCAGGAGCCCCTCGGGCCTGGCGCCCTGCAGTTTGTCCTCCacgatgatgatgatgtggaAGAAGAAGGCCCAAAGCGGGGGCCAGGTGGCCGGCGCCCCCGGGGCGCAGGGGAGGAGGGCGTCCGTGTCAACAACCGGTTCGAGTTG ATAAACATCGAGGACCTCGAGGAGGCGCCCGGGGTGAACGGGGACAGGACCGACTGTCTGCTCGTCGATGCTGCAGCATCGGGGGACAAAAGGAGGGCCCAGAGTGGACGCTCAGAGTCCAGCAAGGACGGCGACGTGGCGGACGCGGCGGTGCCCCCAGAGCAG TCTAATACAAGTGGCAAACTCcgcaagaagaaaaggaaacagaaaaataagaaaaacactgCAGGAGAAAGCTCG GAGAATGGGCTGGAGGACATCGACCGCATCCTGGAGAGGATTGAGGATGCCAGCGGCTGCAGCCACCCAGGCCCGCCCCCACTGAGTGCCAAGAAGCACGTCCTGTACGTGGAGCACAG ACACTTGAATCCAGACACGGAACTGAAAAGGTATTTTGGTGCCCGAGCCGTCCTGGGGGAGCAGAG GCCGCGGCAGAGACAGCGCGTGTATCCCAAGTGTACGTGGCTGACCACCCCTAAGAGCGCCTGGCCCCGGTACACCAAACCAG GTCTGTCGATGCGGCTGCTGGAGTCTAGGAAAGGCCGCTCCACCTTCGCCTTTGAGCACAGCGAGGAGTACCAGCAGACGCAGCACAAGTTCCTGGCCGCCGTGGAGTCCCTGGAGCCCAACaacatcgtg GTCCTGCTACAGACCAGCCCCTACCACGTGGACTCGCTCCTGCAGCTCAGCGACGCCTGCCGCTTCCAGGAGGACCAGGAGATGGCGCGGGACCTCGTGG AGCGCGCGCTGTACAGCATGGAGTGTGCCTTCCACCCCTTGTTCAGCCTCACCAGCGGGACCTGCCGGCTGGACTACCGCAGGCCCGAGAACAG GAGCTTCTACCTGGCCCTCTACAAGCAGATGAGCTTCCTGGAGAAGCGGGGCTGCCCACGCACGGCGCTGGAGTACTGCAAGCTCATCCTCAG CCTGGAGCCGGACGAGGACCCCCTGTGCATGCTGCTGCTACTCGACCACCTGGCCTTAAGGGCACGGAGCTACGAGTACTTGATCCGCCTCTTCCAGGAGTGGGAG GCTCATCGGAACCTGTCCCAGCTCCCCAATTTTGCCTTCTCTGTGCCGCTGGCGTATTTCCTGCTGAGTCAGCAGGCAGACCTCCCCGACCAGGAGCTGAGCTCTGCGAGGGAGAAGGCCTCTCTCCTGATCCAGCAGGCGCTTTTCATGTTCCCTGGAG TGCTCATGCCTCTGCTCGAGTACTGCAGCGTGCGCCCCGATGCCGCTGTGGCCGCGCACCGCTTCTTCGGACCCGACGCCGAGATAAG GCACCGGCGTGCGCGTGGAGCCGGGGCCCGTGGGGGTCTCACAGGCCCCACTGCCCACAGCCAGCCCCCCGCCCTGAGCCAGCTGGTAAGCCTGTACCTCGGGAGGTCCCACTTCCTCTGGAAGGAGCCGGCCACCATGAGCTGGCTGGAGGAGAACGTGCACGAGGTTCTGCAGGCAGTGGACGCTGGGGACCCTGCCGTGGAGGCATGTGAGAGCAG GCGCAAGGTGCTGTACCAGCGCGCACCCAGAAACATCCACCGCCACGTGGTCCTGTCGGAGATCAAGGAAGCCGTTGCCGCCCTACCTCCG GCTCAGCCCTGTCAGCCACGGAAACACCATCGCCCTCTTCTTCCGCTCCTTGTTGCCGAACTACACCGTGGAG GGGGAGCGGCCGGAGGACGGAGGGGCCGGGGGTCCACACcttga